A single genomic interval of Vulpes vulpes isolate BD-2025 chromosome 3, VulVul3, whole genome shotgun sequence harbors:
- the LOC112916447 gene encoding protein CEBPZOS-like, with protein MAHTMEPLAKKIFKGVLVVELLGIFGAYFLFNRMNTSQDFRQTMRKKFSFILEVYYKSIEQSGMYGVREQDQERWLNSKN; from the coding sequence ATGGCTCACACTATGGAACCACTGGCAAAGAAGATCTTTAAAGGAGTTTTAGTAGTTGAACTCTTGGGCATTTTTGGAGCgtattttttgtttaataggATGAACACAAGCCAAGATTTCAGGCAGACAATGAGGAAGAAATTTTCCTTCATCTTGGAAGTTTATTACAAATCCATTGAACAGTCTGGAATGTATGGAGTCAGAGAGCAAGATCAAGAAAGATGGCTGAATAGCAAAAATTAG